Proteins found in one Helicobacter sp. NHP19-003 genomic segment:
- a CDS encoding TolC family protein, producing MRFYQFGVLVGVFSGVLGAQTDLKLLETDKPTDNLKTLQSDEPTKVSLKQAWDMVLANYDGIKAQDYAEKKAKKLSTAAKLSFLPEIDLSAFYAHLGKPVTISPFSGSDKAQIQNFATGLERFLGQPALAQMGGMAVAQGIGSMVGGLTQPFLFSKQNIVMGALSIIYPLYMGGERFYMTKLASLAHKESMEVSRLKRLSTFQELVKIYYGLVLNMEVDEVLKGVQAGHLKHYQNALKRLKAGQIAKVEALSAQVAYEKSKTKSMQADDALEVATLAFNTILSSQNIPVAKAHFAPTAHLNIRPKALPSLDFFVQETLSSYPVLRSLAIKQQSARQMTKLQVAKFLPHFNFFGAYLMKENNSTMMNMIPEWFVGVGARLPILTPNGRIMHYQAAKIDELQTSALQSQAKKDMELLVHKTYLQCQALLKEYKSLDTSVELAKENLKLQEEAFNQGMATNAMVVDARNSLAGILVEQKTHAYKYISALVDLMVLSGHTDLFYDFVY from the coding sequence CGCTTTTATCAATTTGGAGTTTTAGTGGGGGTTTTTAGTGGCGTACTTGGGGCGCAAACGGATTTAAAACTTCTAGAAACCGACAAACCCACGGACAATTTAAAGACTTTGCAAAGCGACGAGCCCACAAAGGTGTCGCTTAAACAAGCGTGGGACATGGTATTGGCAAATTATGATGGCATTAAGGCACAGGACTACGCTGAAAAGAAGGCAAAAAAGTTGAGCACAGCGGCAAAACTTTCGTTTCTGCCCGAAATTGATTTGAGTGCTTTTTACGCCCATTTAGGCAAGCCCGTTACAATTTCGCCCTTCAGCGGATCGGACAAAGCCCAAATACAAAACTTTGCCACGGGGCTGGAGCGCTTTTTAGGCCAACCCGCCTTAGCGCAAATGGGGGGCATGGCGGTGGCGCAAGGGATTGGGAGTATGGTGGGTGGTCTTACACAGCCTTTTTTGTTCTCTAAACAAAACATTGTGATGGGGGCTTTAAGCATCATTTACCCCTTGTATATGGGGGGAGAGCGCTTTTACATGACAAAGTTAGCGTCTTTGGCACACAAAGAGTCGATGGAGGTTTCCCGACTTAAAAGACTCTCCACTTTTCAAGAGTTGGTGAAGATTTACTATGGCTTGGTGCTGAATATGGAGGTGGATGAGGTGCTTAAGGGCGTGCAAGCGGGGCATTTGAAGCACTACCAAAACGCCCTAAAACGCCTAAAAGCAGGGCAAATTGCCAAAGTAGAAGCCCTAAGTGCCCAAGTCGCCTATGAAAAAAGCAAGACCAAGTCTATGCAAGCAGACGATGCGCTGGAGGTGGCGACTTTGGCGTTCAACACCATTTTAAGCAGCCAAAACATCCCCGTAGCCAAAGCCCATTTTGCCCCCACAGCACACTTAAACATCCGCCCTAAAGCTTTGCCTAGTTTGGATTTTTTTGTGCAGGAAACCTTAAGCTCCTACCCCGTGCTAAGAAGCCTAGCCATCAAACAGCAGAGCGCAAGGCAAATGACAAAATTACAAGTGGCGAAGTTTCTCCCCCATTTTAATTTCTTTGGGGCGTACTTGATGAAAGAGAACAACTCCACGATGATGAACATGATCCCCGAGTGGTTTGTGGGCGTGGGGGCAAGGTTGCCTATTTTAACCCCCAATGGGCGTATCATGCATTATCAGGCAGCCAAGATCGATGAACTGCAAACATCCGCCCTGCAGAGCCAAGCCAAAAAGGACATGGAGCTGTTGGTGCATAAAACCTACCTACAATGCCAAGCCTTACTTAAAGAGTATAAAAGTTTGGACACGAGTGTGGAGCTCGCCAAAGAAAACTTAAAACTGCAAGAAGAAGCATTCAATCAGGGCATGGCGACCAACGCGATGGTGGTAGACGCGCGCAACTCGTTGGCGGGCATTTTAGTGGAGCAAAAGACCCACGCCTATAAATACATCAGCGCATTGGTGGATTTGATGGTGCTTAGCGGGCATACAGACCTATTTTACGATTTTGTTTATTAA